One Endozoicomonas gorgoniicola DNA window includes the following coding sequences:
- the pheS gene encoding phenylalanine--tRNA ligase subunit alpha, which yields MENLETITSSALAEVESAANAADLDQVRVRFLGKKGELTQLLKGLGKLSAEERPKAGGLINEAKQQVQAAINDKREGMEKAALEARLASETIDVTLSGRGQEMGTVHPITRTMERISDYFSRIGFEVARGPEIEDDYHNFEALNIPGHHPARAMHDTFYFNDNTVLRTHTSPVQVRVMEQFARANQEPPIAIVCPGKVYRCDSDQTHSPMFHQVEGLYVAEKVSFADLKSVLSDFLRVFFERDDLKVRFRPSYFPFTEPSAEVDIEWGKNPDGSTKWLEVLGCGMVHPKVFEYSGIDSKKYSGFAFGMGVERFAMLRYGVNDLRQFFENDLRFLNQFH from the coding sequence ATGGAGAATCTGGAAACAATTACCTCAAGCGCCCTCGCTGAAGTCGAGTCAGCTGCCAATGCCGCTGACCTGGATCAGGTTCGGGTTCGCTTTCTGGGTAAAAAAGGCGAGCTGACCCAGCTGCTGAAAGGTCTGGGCAAGCTGTCTGCTGAAGAGCGCCCAAAGGCTGGCGGTCTGATCAACGAAGCCAAGCAGCAGGTACAGGCTGCGATTAACGACAAACGCGAGGGCATGGAAAAAGCTGCCCTGGAAGCCCGTCTGGCGAGCGAAACCATTGATGTCACCCTGTCCGGTCGTGGTCAGGAAATGGGTACGGTACACCCGATCACCCGCACTATGGAGCGCATTAGCGATTACTTTAGCCGTATTGGTTTTGAAGTGGCTCGCGGGCCTGAGATCGAAGATGACTACCATAACTTCGAAGCCCTGAACATTCCGGGTCATCACCCGGCGCGTGCCATGCACGACACGTTTTACTTCAACGACAACACTGTACTGCGTACCCATACTTCTCCGGTACAGGTACGGGTGATGGAACAGTTTGCCAGGGCAAATCAGGAACCACCTATTGCTATCGTGTGTCCGGGCAAGGTGTATCGCTGTGACTCTGATCAGACCCACAGCCCGATGTTCCATCAGGTAGAAGGTTTGTACGTGGCAGAGAAGGTAAGCTTTGCCGACCTGAAGAGTGTCCTGAGTGACTTCCTGCGCGTGTTCTTCGAGCGTGATGACCTGAAAGTGCGCTTCCGTCCTTCCTACTTCCCGTTCACCGAGCCTTCTGCGGAAGTGGACATCGAATGGGGTAAAAACCCGGACGGTTCCACCAAGTGGCTGGAAGTTCTGGGCTGCGGCATGGTACACCCGAAAGTCTTTGAATATTCCGGTATCGACAGCAAGAAATACTCCGGCTTTGCCTTTGGCATGGGCGTTGAGCGTTTTGCCATGCTGCGTTACGGCGTTAACGACCTGCGTCAGTTCTTCGAGAACGATCTGCGCTTCCTGAATCAGTTTCATTAA
- a CDS encoding YdcH family protein — protein MLRTKHNLTDDFDLMQDRISMLKQNDQEFQSLSRAYAELDHKVRGLEMRDVPTSDEHFVGLKTQRARLKDVLYQRLKEWDEIGR, from the coding sequence ATGCTCAGAACCAAGCACAACCTGACAGACGATTTTGATCTGATGCAGGATCGCATTTCCATGTTGAAGCAGAATGACCAGGAATTCCAGAGCCTGAGCAGGGCGTATGCAGAACTGGACCATAAAGTCAGGGGGTTGGAAATGCGCGATGTTCCCACCAGTGACGAGCATTTTGTTGGCTTGAAAACACAGCGAGCGCGTCTTAAGGATGTGCTTTACCAGCGGCTGAAAGAGTGGGATGAGATAGGGCGTTGA
- a CDS encoding MerR family transcriptional regulator — protein sequence MQDTEFRTADSSVQEESDQQAELPVIPGKRYFTIGEVSELCQVKSHVLRYWEQEFSKLKPVRRGNRRYYRRQDVLLIRQIRSLLYEQRYTIDGARAYLKGEALKQDSSKYRQLIRQMIAELEDVLDTLDDIPRS from the coding sequence ATGCAGGACACCGAGTTCAGAACAGCTGATTCCAGCGTTCAGGAAGAATCTGACCAGCAGGCGGAATTACCCGTCATTCCTGGCAAACGCTACTTTACCATTGGTGAAGTGAGTGAACTGTGCCAGGTAAAGTCACATGTTCTGCGCTACTGGGAACAGGAATTTTCCAAGCTGAAACCGGTTCGCCGTGGCAATCGTCGCTACTACCGTCGTCAGGATGTATTGCTGATACGGCAGATTCGCAGCCTGCTCTACGAACAGCGCTACACTATTGATGGCGCTCGCGCCTACCTTAAGGGTGAGGCTCTGAAGCAGGACTCTTCAAAGTACCGGCAGCTGATTCGACAAATGATTGCCGAGCTGGAAGATGTTCTGGATACTTTGGATGATATTCCCCGCTCCTGA
- the ihfA gene encoding integration host factor subunit alpha, whose translation MGALTKADIAEYLHEELGFNKREAKEMVEQFFEQIRQALENNEQVKLSGFGNFDLRDKKARPGRNPKTGQEIPITPRRVVTFRPGQKLKARVEAYAGHRVQNS comes from the coding sequence ATGGGAGCCCTGACTAAAGCGGATATAGCCGAGTACCTGCACGAGGAACTTGGTTTTAATAAGAGAGAAGCCAAGGAGATGGTCGAACAGTTTTTCGAACAGATCCGTCAGGCTTTGGAAAATAACGAACAGGTAAAACTGTCAGGTTTTGGCAACTTTGATCTGCGTGACAAAAAAGCAAGGCCAGGACGTAACCCTAAAACCGGACAGGAAATACCGATTACTCCACGTCGTGTTGTAACATTCAGACCCGGGCAGAAGCTTAAGGCGAGGGTGGAAGCTTATGCAGGACACCGAGTTCAGAACAGCTGA
- the pheT gene encoding phenylalanine--tRNA ligase subunit beta: MKFSEQWLRQWVAIEAGTQELVDKITMAGLEVDEVETVAGEFSGIVVGEIVACEQHPDADKLRVTKVNTGTEEVQVVCGAPNARVGLKAPFAMVGAVLPGNFKIKKAKLRGVESFGMLCAEEEMGMAESSDGLMELPADAPVGQDIREYLGLDDKIIDVDLTPNRGDCLSIAGLAREVSANFLAEVDELKVEPVAPAIDDTFPVNIINKEGCPRFLTRVIRDVDVTKPTPLWMVERLRRSGIRSIDPVVDVTAYVMLELGQPMHGYDLDTLNGAINVRMAEDKEKLVLLNGEEVTLNSNTLMIADDKHALGIAGVMGGEGSGVNAETRNVLLEAAFFDQITIAGKARSYGLHTDASHRFERGVDFMLQRKAIERATQLILDICGGQPGPVAEDVSEEHLPTLSTVHLRAEKVESLLGIRIENDLIEALLTRLGLELTTEGEGKWSVAVPSWRFDISIEEDLVEELGRIYGYERLPETIPSALLKMKQVDESLVQEADLRRLLVSRGYQEAVCFSFIDPKLHSQFDPEREAVALANPIASDLSVMRTSLLPGLVKAVSHNLNRQQSRVRLFEMGQTFIREGEELKQEEFMAAAITGARFPEGWNAGNESVDFFDIKGDVEALLHKGGVAGEFCFEKGSHPAMHPGQCAALVRDGKVVGHVGTLHPTLKKSLGLDNEVFLFEARLDAVTRGKVTGFEPLSKFPEVRRDLALIVKQEVTADNLCEVVRQEAGELLTDVRIFDVYAGKGIEEGHKSLALGMKLQHAERTLKDEEVNQLVDAIVSRLEKDFSATLRG, from the coding sequence ATGAAATTCAGTGAACAGTGGTTGCGCCAGTGGGTAGCAATTGAAGCCGGTACCCAGGAGCTGGTGGATAAAATCACCATGGCGGGCCTGGAAGTTGACGAGGTAGAAACGGTTGCCGGTGAATTTTCCGGTATTGTTGTTGGCGAAATCGTTGCCTGCGAACAACATCCTGATGCTGATAAATTGCGTGTCACCAAAGTGAATACAGGTACTGAAGAAGTACAGGTAGTGTGTGGTGCGCCTAACGCCCGTGTTGGCCTGAAAGCGCCTTTCGCAATGGTAGGCGCTGTCCTTCCCGGCAACTTCAAGATCAAGAAAGCCAAACTGCGTGGTGTTGAATCCTTCGGCATGCTGTGTGCCGAAGAAGAAATGGGCATGGCTGAATCTTCCGATGGCTTGATGGAACTGCCAGCCGATGCTCCGGTGGGTCAGGATATTCGTGAGTATCTGGGACTGGACGACAAGATCATCGACGTAGACCTGACACCCAACCGTGGTGACTGCCTGAGCATTGCCGGTCTGGCTCGTGAAGTCAGCGCGAACTTCCTGGCAGAAGTCGACGAGCTGAAGGTTGAGCCGGTGGCTCCGGCTATCGACGACACCTTCCCGGTAAATATTATCAATAAAGAAGGTTGCCCACGTTTTCTGACCCGTGTTATCCGTGATGTGGATGTGACAAAACCAACCCCTCTGTGGATGGTTGAGCGTCTGCGTCGTTCCGGCATCCGCTCTATCGACCCTGTGGTTGATGTCACGGCTTACGTGATGCTGGAGCTGGGTCAGCCCATGCACGGTTACGATCTGGACACCCTGAACGGTGCCATCAACGTTCGCATGGCAGAAGACAAAGAAAAGCTGGTTCTGCTGAACGGCGAAGAAGTCACCCTGAACAGTAACACCCTGATGATTGCTGACGACAAGCACGCTCTGGGTATTGCTGGTGTCATGGGCGGCGAAGGTTCCGGCGTGAATGCTGAAACCAGAAACGTTCTGCTGGAAGCGGCGTTCTTCGATCAGATCACTATTGCGGGTAAGGCACGCTCTTATGGTCTGCACACTGATGCTTCCCACCGCTTTGAGCGTGGTGTGGACTTCATGCTGCAGCGCAAGGCGATTGAACGTGCGACTCAGCTGATTCTGGATATCTGTGGCGGTCAGCCCGGTCCGGTGGCTGAAGACGTCAGCGAAGAACACCTGCCAACCCTGAGTACTGTTCACCTGCGTGCAGAAAAGGTTGAGTCCCTGCTGGGTATCAGGATTGAGAACGATCTGATTGAAGCCCTGCTGACTCGTCTGGGTCTGGAACTGACGACTGAAGGTGAAGGCAAATGGAGCGTTGCAGTGCCAAGCTGGCGTTTCGATATTTCCATCGAAGAAGATCTGGTGGAAGAACTTGGTCGAATCTACGGCTATGAACGCCTGCCGGAAACCATTCCTTCTGCACTGCTGAAGATGAAACAGGTGGATGAGTCTCTGGTTCAGGAAGCTGACCTGCGTCGTCTGCTGGTCAGCCGTGGCTATCAGGAAGCGGTATGTTTCAGCTTTATTGATCCGAAACTGCATAGCCAGTTTGATCCTGAGCGTGAAGCTGTTGCCCTGGCAAACCCGATTGCCAGCGACCTGTCGGTCATGCGTACTTCCCTGCTGCCAGGCCTGGTCAAAGCGGTTTCTCACAACCTGAATCGTCAGCAGAGTCGTGTGCGTCTGTTTGAAATGGGTCAGACCTTTATCCGTGAGGGTGAAGAACTGAAGCAGGAAGAGTTCATGGCAGCTGCCATTACCGGCGCCCGTTTCCCTGAAGGCTGGAACGCTGGCAATGAATCCGTTGATTTCTTCGATATCAAGGGTGATGTTGAAGCGCTACTGCACAAAGGCGGTGTGGCGGGTGAATTCTGCTTTGAAAAAGGTTCACACCCGGCAATGCATCCGGGACAGTGCGCGGCACTGGTTCGTGATGGCAAAGTCGTTGGTCATGTGGGTACTCTGCACCCGACCCTGAAGAAGTCTCTGGGTCTGGACAACGAAGTATTCCTGTTTGAAGCGCGTCTGGATGCTGTCACCAGAGGCAAGGTAACCGGCTTCGAGCCTCTGTCCAAATTCCCTGAAGTTCGTCGCGACCTGGCGCTGATCGTTAAACAGGAAGTGACTGCTGACAACCTGTGCGAAGTCGTTCGTCAGGAAGCCGGTGAATTGCTGACTGATGTACGCATTTTCGACGTGTACGCTGGCAAAGGTATCGAAGAAGGTCACAAGAGTCTGGCTCTGGGTATGAAGCTTCAGCATGCTGAGCGCACCCTGAAAGACGAAGAAGTGAATCAGCTGGTTGATGCGATTGTAAGCCGCCTTGAAAAAGACTTCAGTGCGACACTTCGTGGTTAA
- the recQ gene encoding DNA helicase RecQ: MTDSVLEILRNTFGYESFRGFQEEVINTVIQGLDALVLMPTGGGKSLCYQVPALALAGTTVVVSPLIALMEDQISSLKQLGIRAESLNSGTPYPEQQRIEQELLTGHLDLLYVAPERLLTESMQRLLDQVKLALFAIDEAHCVSQWGHDFRPEYLQLCRLKYRYPGIPRIALTATADRRTRKEIAERLELDNARVFVDSFNRSNIFYRISQKKQGKHQLLRFLQKEHPDDSGIVYCLSRKRVEDTARWLNEQGREALPYHAGMSNEERSRNQQRFLKEDGLIIVATVAFGMGIDKPDVRFVAHLDLPKSIEAYYQETGRAGRDGLPATAWMVYGLQDVVLLRQIQAGSNASPDIQRVEQQKLDAMLSLCEVTSCRRQVLLNYFDEPMDEKCGHCDLCLEPVDTWDGTEAARKALSCVYRTGQLFGVSHLVDVLMGKETSKVSHFGHQNISTYGIGKDYKQTEWRSIYRQLVARGYINVDIKGHGSFKLNERCRPLLKGDERILLRQDRYEHATTKSTQPIEKDRVIVADEEKPLWDALRTLRREMAEKQGVPAYIIFNNETLFEMLKHKPCDLEAMSHISGVGQYKLEQYGQQFAELISRALAYRD; encoded by the coding sequence ATGACTGATTCTGTACTGGAGATTTTGCGCAACACCTTTGGTTATGAATCTTTTCGCGGATTTCAGGAAGAGGTCATTAACACGGTTATTCAGGGACTTGATGCTCTGGTTCTGATGCCAACCGGAGGGGGCAAGTCTCTTTGCTATCAGGTGCCAGCCCTCGCACTGGCAGGAACAACGGTCGTTGTGTCGCCACTGATTGCCCTGATGGAAGACCAGATCAGCTCGCTCAAGCAGCTGGGCATCCGGGCAGAAAGTCTGAACTCCGGAACTCCCTACCCTGAACAACAGCGAATAGAACAGGAGTTGCTGACCGGTCATCTTGACCTGCTGTACGTTGCCCCGGAACGTCTTTTGACAGAAAGTATGCAGCGCCTGCTGGATCAGGTAAAACTGGCGCTCTTTGCCATTGATGAAGCCCACTGTGTCTCCCAGTGGGGGCATGATTTCCGGCCGGAATACCTGCAGCTGTGTCGTTTGAAATACCGTTATCCCGGTATTCCCCGCATTGCCTTAACGGCTACAGCAGACCGGCGCACACGTAAGGAAATTGCAGAGCGTCTGGAGCTGGATAATGCCAGGGTCTTTGTCGACAGTTTCAATCGCAGCAATATCTTTTACCGTATCAGCCAGAAAAAACAGGGCAAACACCAACTGCTGCGCTTTCTCCAAAAAGAGCATCCGGACGATTCAGGCATTGTTTACTGTCTGTCCCGAAAGCGGGTAGAAGATACGGCGCGCTGGCTGAATGAACAGGGGCGTGAGGCACTGCCTTACCATGCCGGTATGAGCAATGAGGAGCGAAGCCGCAATCAACAACGTTTCCTCAAGGAAGACGGCCTGATTATTGTAGCCACCGTGGCCTTTGGTATGGGTATCGATAAGCCTGATGTTCGCTTTGTAGCGCATCTGGATTTGCCTAAGAGCATTGAAGCCTACTATCAGGAAACCGGCAGGGCAGGCCGTGATGGTTTACCGGCAACTGCCTGGATGGTTTATGGCTTGCAGGATGTGGTCCTGCTGCGGCAGATTCAGGCGGGCTCTAACGCCAGCCCTGACATACAGCGGGTTGAACAGCAAAAGCTGGATGCCATGCTGTCGCTGTGTGAAGTGACCAGTTGCAGGCGTCAGGTGTTGCTTAATTATTTTGATGAGCCCATGGATGAAAAGTGTGGTCACTGTGACCTCTGTCTTGAGCCTGTAGACACCTGGGATGGTACAGAAGCTGCGCGCAAGGCTTTGTCCTGTGTCTACCGTACCGGGCAGTTGTTTGGTGTCAGCCATCTCGTCGATGTGTTAATGGGTAAGGAAACCTCGAAGGTAAGTCATTTTGGCCATCAGAACATCAGTACCTACGGCATTGGCAAAGATTATAAACAGACAGAATGGCGTTCTATCTATCGTCAGCTGGTGGCGCGGGGGTATATCAATGTCGATATTAAAGGGCATGGTTCGTTCAAGCTGAATGAACGATGTCGACCTCTGTTGAAAGGCGATGAGCGCATTTTGCTGAGACAGGATCGATACGAACACGCCACCACTAAAAGCACCCAACCGATTGAGAAAGACCGTGTGATTGTGGCCGATGAAGAGAAGCCCCTGTGGGATGCCCTGCGTACCCTGCGACGGGAAATGGCAGAAAAACAGGGTGTGCCTGCTTACATTATTTTTAACAATGAAACGCTGTTTGAAATGCTCAAACACAAGCCCTGTGATCTGGAAGCCATGTCGCATATCTCCGGAGTAGGGCAGTACAAGCTGGAGCAGTATGGGCAGCAGTTTGCCGAGTTGATCAGCCGGGCTTTGGCTTATCGTGACTGA
- a CDS encoding thiazole synthase codes for MLKIADKTLNSRLFTGTGKFHNRQAMADAIAASGSELVTMALKRVDLHSRDDDILEPLLQYPHINLLPNTSGARDAKEAVYAAQLAREALQTNWLKLEIHPDPKYLLPDPIETLKACEQLAQQGFIVLPYIHADPVLCKHLEEAGAAAVMPLGSPIGSNLGLKTREFLQIIIEQSKVPVVVDAGIGSPSDAAQAMELGADAVLVNTAIAVSPDPVAMAIAFKEAVSAGRRAYEAGLGSRSLEAHASSPLTAFLDDL; via the coding sequence ATGCTCAAAATTGCGGACAAAACACTTAACTCCCGGCTGTTTACGGGAACAGGGAAATTTCACAACCGTCAGGCAATGGCTGATGCTATTGCAGCCTCCGGCAGTGAGCTGGTCACCATGGCGCTCAAACGGGTCGACCTTCACTCCCGGGATGACGACATTCTGGAGCCTTTATTGCAGTATCCACATATAAACCTACTACCGAACACTTCCGGCGCCCGTGATGCAAAAGAGGCTGTTTATGCTGCACAACTGGCCCGGGAAGCTCTGCAAACCAACTGGCTGAAGCTGGAAATTCACCCTGACCCGAAATACCTGCTGCCCGATCCCATCGAAACCCTGAAAGCCTGTGAACAGCTCGCACAACAGGGATTTATTGTTCTACCTTATATCCATGCCGATCCGGTTTTGTGCAAACACCTTGAAGAAGCCGGAGCCGCTGCGGTGATGCCACTGGGTTCTCCCATTGGCAGCAATCTTGGCCTGAAAACCCGCGAGTTCCTGCAGATTATTATTGAGCAAAGCAAAGTGCCTGTCGTAGTTGATGCCGGTATTGGCAGCCCCTCAGATGCCGCACAGGCAATGGAACTGGGTGCCGATGCCGTACTGGTTAACACCGCCATTGCCGTTTCCCCGGACCCGGTAGCCATGGCAATTGCGTTTAAAGAAGCGGTCAGCGCAGGTCGCAGGGCTTACGAGGCAGGTCTTGGGTCACGAAGTCTGGAAGCTCATGCCAGCAGTCCCCTGACCGCTTTTCTGGATGACCTCTGA
- the thiS gene encoding sulfur carrier protein ThiS: protein MQIKVNDKQVTVEPPLNLRELLKVLSLEDKGVALAVNCQIVSRSQWENHPLEDGDQITLIKATAGG from the coding sequence ATGCAAATCAAGGTAAATGACAAGCAAGTGACAGTGGAGCCCCCTCTAAACCTCAGGGAGCTGCTGAAAGTACTGAGTCTGGAAGACAAAGGGGTAGCCCTGGCGGTAAACTGCCAGATTGTCAGTCGCTCACAGTGGGAAAACCACCCACTGGAAGACGGCGACCAGATAACCCTGATTAAAGCAACCGCTGGCGGATAA
- the thiH gene encoding 2-iminoacetate synthase ThiH encodes MSFLDTFNQLDWDEIKLTIASKTAADVEQALSASRLNHDQFLALISPAATPFLEQMAQKSLQLTRQRFGNTIQLYIPLYLSNKCTNICTYCGFSLDNKIRRKTLSMNELDAEIKAIKAHGFEHLLLVTGEAPGTVGMEYFRQVLPELRMHFSHISMEVQPLGQADYEELMNLGLDAVLVYQETYHRSAYKNYHLRGSKADFDYRLETADRLGKAGIDKIGIGALIGLEDWRTDAAMVAAHLDYLEKTYWRTRYSISFPRLRPCEGELHPVSIISDRQLVQLICAYRLFKPEAELSLSTRESARFRDNVLPLGITSMSAFSSTQPGGYVNDEFLEHTALEQFAIDDNRRPEQVADAIRVRGLEAVWKDWDNCYSH; translated from the coding sequence ATGAGTTTTCTCGACACATTCAACCAGCTTGACTGGGATGAAATAAAGCTGACCATTGCCAGCAAAACCGCTGCCGATGTTGAACAGGCGCTGTCAGCCAGCCGCCTGAATCACGACCAGTTTCTTGCCCTGATTTCACCGGCAGCCACGCCTTTTCTGGAACAGATGGCACAAAAAAGCCTGCAGCTTACCCGACAACGGTTTGGTAATACCATACAGCTCTATATTCCCCTGTATCTGTCCAATAAATGCACCAATATCTGCACTTACTGCGGCTTCAGCCTGGACAACAAAATCCGTCGCAAAACGCTGTCCATGAATGAGCTGGATGCCGAGATCAAGGCCATCAAGGCTCACGGTTTTGAACACCTTCTGCTGGTAACCGGCGAAGCACCGGGAACTGTCGGCATGGAATACTTCCGGCAGGTTCTGCCTGAACTGCGTATGCACTTTTCCCATATCAGCATGGAAGTGCAGCCTCTGGGTCAGGCGGATTATGAAGAGCTGATGAATCTGGGTCTGGATGCCGTGCTGGTTTATCAGGAAACCTATCATCGTTCAGCCTATAAAAATTATCATCTGCGGGGCAGTAAGGCTGACTTTGATTACCGGCTTGAAACGGCTGATCGTCTGGGCAAGGCTGGTATCGATAAAATTGGTATTGGCGCATTGATTGGTCTTGAGGACTGGCGTACCGATGCTGCCATGGTCGCAGCCCATCTGGATTATCTGGAAAAGACTTACTGGCGCACCCGTTACTCTATTTCTTTTCCAAGGTTGCGCCCCTGTGAAGGCGAGCTACACCCGGTGTCGATTATTTCTGACCGGCAACTGGTTCAGTTGATTTGCGCTTACCGACTGTTTAAACCGGAAGCCGAGCTGTCACTTTCGACCAGAGAATCTGCCCGTTTCAGGGATAATGTTCTGCCCCTTGGCATTACCTCTATGAGTGCCTTTTCCAGCACTCAGCCTGGCGGTTATGTAAACGATGAATTTCTGGAACATACGGCACTGGAGCAGTTTGCTATTGACGACAATCGTCGTCCTGAACAGGTAGCAGATGCCATCAGGGTCAGAGGGCTTGAAGCTGTCTGGAAAGATTGGGATAACTGCTACTCTCATTAA
- a CDS encoding YecA/YgfB family protein, with product MQNTRSTIEHLLTQYSEEEPLNFHAVHGFMTALAICPVDLSEAERNDILFDVPVSLNSEDQKALNLALTDVARSIDRQFNEEEGFTLSCEEELDDPEDEALFDWCGGFMEGHFLNEKQWFVEHEQEVCELLLPVMLASGLFDEEPEFQEILNNEELTEDMTSQIPEVLMELYLLFNSPEESSTKSAAKGAGKPKSKSGKKSSHPRKTR from the coding sequence ATGCAGAACACCCGTTCTACCATTGAACACCTTTTAACTCAGTATTCTGAAGAAGAGCCGCTGAATTTTCATGCCGTCCATGGCTTTATGACCGCACTGGCCATCTGTCCGGTTGACCTGAGCGAAGCAGAACGCAATGACATTCTGTTTGATGTTCCGGTATCTCTGAACAGTGAAGACCAGAAAGCACTGAACCTGGCGCTCACCGATGTTGCCCGCAGTATCGATCGCCAGTTTAACGAAGAAGAAGGCTTCACTCTGTCTTGTGAAGAAGAACTGGACGACCCAGAAGACGAAGCACTGTTCGACTGGTGTGGCGGCTTTATGGAAGGTCATTTCCTGAATGAAAAGCAGTGGTTTGTCGAACACGAACAGGAAGTGTGCGAACTGTTGCTGCCGGTTATGCTGGCGTCCGGCCTGTTTGACGAAGAGCCGGAGTTTCAGGAAATCCTGAACAACGAAGAACTCACCGAAGACATGACCAGTCAAATTCCGGAAGTGTTGATGGAGTTGTACCTGCTGTTCAATTCTCCCGAGGAGAGCAGCACCAAGTCTGCCGCCAAAGGCGCTGGCAAACCGAAATCCAAAAGTGGGAAAAAGAGTTCACATCCCCGCAAGACACGCTAA
- the smrA gene encoding DNA endonuclease SmrA, whose amino-acid sequence MSLEDHDLFLQEMQGVTPIKQSVTADIQKSHRETPGQRQRRHAAQQELSDPNFLSLDNPRWVKPHDHLEYKKSGVQTGVFKKLRLAKYDNEARLDLYQHTVKEARAAIFQFINDCTEHELRNVLIVHGRGHNSSPPAKMKSYVNTWLREFDQVLSFHTALREHGGSGAVYVSLRKSEREKLENRERHAKRQS is encoded by the coding sequence ATGAGCCTCGAAGATCACGACCTTTTCCTGCAGGAGATGCAGGGTGTTACTCCCATCAAACAATCAGTGACCGCAGACATCCAAAAGTCGCACAGGGAAACCCCCGGACAGCGGCAGCGCCGTCATGCGGCTCAACAGGAACTGTCTGACCCCAATTTCCTGTCACTGGATAACCCCAGATGGGTTAAACCCCATGATCATCTGGAATACAAAAAATCCGGCGTACAGACAGGTGTCTTTAAAAAGCTGAGGCTGGCCAAATACGATAATGAAGCCCGGCTTGATCTCTACCAGCACACCGTAAAAGAAGCCCGGGCAGCTATTTTTCAGTTTATTAACGACTGCACGGAACACGAATTACGCAACGTTCTGATTGTTCACGGCCGGGGTCATAACAGCTCTCCACCGGCCAAAATGAAAAGCTACGTCAATACCTGGCTGAGAGAGTTTGATCAGGTATTATCATTTCACACCGCACTGCGGGAGCACGGTGGTAGCGGAGCAGTGTATGTATCGCTGCGTAAAAGTGAGAGGGAAAAACTGGAAAACCGGGAGCGGCATGCCAAACGACAGAGTTGA